From the Hordeum vulgare subsp. vulgare chromosome 1H, MorexV3_pseudomolecules_assembly, whole genome shotgun sequence genome, the window gtggctcaaaaagccctaaaccaccactatatataggaggaggggaggggcaagccttgagtcacaagggcctcaaggtgcgccggccgccaggaggaggaggactcctcctccaattcggtttgggaaggaggagtcctcctcttcgttcccacctccctctttcctttttcttcttcttttcttttggtattttcttatgtggcgccatagccctcttgggctgactccatcagcccaataaggacttggtgcgccaccctagggccttgggctcactcccgggtgggtgggcccctcccggtaaacacccggaacccattcgtcactctcggtacactgtcaaaattgcccgaaactttccggtgaccaaatgaaaccatcctatatatcaatcttcgtttccggaccattacggaaaccctcgcaacgtccgtgatctcatctgggactccgaacaatattcggtaaccacgcatataactcaactatactaaaacatcatcgaaccttaagtgtgcagaccctgcgggttcgagaactctgtagacagcatcatcgaaccttaagtgtgcagaccctgcgggttcgagaactacgtagacatgacccgaggcactcctcggtcaatatccaatagcggtacctggatgcccatattggatcctacatattcttcgaacatcttatcggttgaacctcagtgtcaaggattcatataatcccgtatgtcattccctttgtccttcggtatgttacttgcccgagattcgatcgtcggtatccgcatacctatttcagtctcgttaccggcaagtctctttactcgtttcgtaatacaagatcccgtgacttacacttagtcacattgcttacaaggcttgtgtgtgatgttgtattaccgagcgggccccgggatacatctccgtcacacggagtgacaaatcccagtcttgatccatactaactcaatgaacacattcggagatacatgtagagcacctttatagtcacccagttacgttgcgacgtttgatgcacacaaggtattcctccagtgccagtgaattatatgatctcatggtcataggaacaaatacttgacatgcagaaaacaatagcaataaaacgacacgatcaatatgctacgttcatagtttgggtctagttcatcacatgattctcctaatgatgtgatcctgttatcaagtgagagcacttgcatatagtcagaaaaccttgactatcattgatcaactggctagccaactagaggcttgctagggacattgttttgtctttgtatccacacatgtatctatgttttcattcaatacaattatagcataaataataaatgattatctttaaacaggaaatataataataactatttatcattggctctagggcatatttccaacagtatcatgGCGTCGTCACTGCCAGTGCAAAGAGCGTGCCTGAGCCACCTGCCATTACACTTGTCGCCGCCCACACGACAAAGAGGAAAAGCCACCACCACGGCCGTGGTGTCCGTAGGAGAGCCAACCATGCTGACTGCCATCTGAGGTCGCGACCCCATCATCTATATCTGAGACACCACCACCCGTCCACATCACAGTGCACCAAGCATGGTAGGAAGAGTAGAAGGCATCTCCTTTCACTCCTAGCCCGACATCAGCAACGGAGAGTGGGCTGATGCCTCATGGCAGGAGGTGCCCATGCTTGCATCCCCATCCAGTCTCGATGGATCGGGGGGAGACACAACCCCGTGACTACCAACGTCGTTGTTGAGTAAACTAACACGACGCCATGCCCATGGCCTTCCCGCAGATGTGTCCGACAAATGTAGCGGTGTCCCAACCACCAGCATTAACCACTATACCCATGGGGAGAGGACCTCATCCAGTGGCGGAGACAAAGGATGGCCAGAGTGGGCCATGACCCACCCTGAACTTTGAAAATAGTTTTTATGCCATATAGGAGAaaggataaaaaataaaaataaattataCTTATGTATGTATAATAGCATTGCTGGTCCACCCTGATTCAATTGGCTAGCTCCGCCGCTGACCTCAAActaagagggtgtttggatactcTCTAGTCATGTGACTAGTAGTAGTCAGACTAGAAGTTTTTAGTCAGGCCCTGTTTGGaaggtgactactactagtcagCATTAAATGTCTCTGTATTAAATTATTCTCATTTATCTCCCTTCCATTGGCGTGCCAGCATGGGAGAATGAGCTATTAATTGGAGAAGAGACTTTAGTCACTTTTAGTTGGGGGTGGGGTGACTAGGGACTAAACTAGTTTTAGTCACCCATTAGTCAGGGGTGTTTGGAGGTTTACTGACTAaaggtgactactactagtctctagtctctagtctctagtgatccaaacaccctctaagCCTAAACATTGCCTACCGAGAGCAGAAGCTCTGGTCCGCCAGGGGCCATCTCTGTCGTGCAAGTAGCCCGCACCGCCTTCCCTAACCCAGAAGAAGGGAGGCGCCACTCCACTGCTGCCCGCGCACTCCCGACTTCGTTGAATAATTTTATGGAGTTTAATAAGTACTAGTATTTTTTAATACAATGCATATGTGCATATATACACtcatttctactccctccgttcctaaatacttcctccgtaaactaatataagatcgtttagatcactattttagttatctaaacacttttatattactttacagagggagtataagtctttttagaggttccactaatggactacatacggatgtatatagacatactttagagtgtagattcacttattttgcttcgtatgtagacacctagtgaaatctcttaaaagacttatatttaggaacggagggagtagaatttaACATTCTTAGAGCACTCATGATGTTTCATACATACGTGCATACACTCATTCCTGGAATTTAACATACTTATAGCATTCATGATGTCTCAGTACAGATTAAAAACGCCTTCCCTTCAAATAAACAAAATCTTGCTTGCATATATAGCTAGTCGCGAAACAAACTCGGCAACATGCATGCACAACCTGTAGTCGCCGGTATCCATGGCTAGCTCCTGGATTGCATCCTCGCTCTTTATCTTTACAAAGAGAAAACTCAGTACCGGTAGTCGTCGTCTTTGTAATAATGGCGGGGAACCATCCAATCATAAACATAGTCATACTCCAAGCCTTGTCGAACGAAAAGGTCTTTGAACAGCTTCCTGAGGTAGCCATAGTCGGGCTCGTCCTCGAAACCCAGCGAGCGGCAGTAGACGAGGAAGGACGCAAATTCGGTTGGATGCCCGCGGCAGAGCTCTTGAGGCGATGTGGCCACCTTCATGTCCTTGATCATGTCGTGCGTCTCCCTGTGGTTCCCGGCGTCCGCATCCTGCCATGGGAGGCTGAGGTCGACAGATAGCAACAACAacgccatgcatgcatgcatgtgttagTTACCAAGTGTGGATCGATTAACTGTTGCCTTATGGATTAATGGTAGAGATTGAGTGCAGGGAGGTTAAGTTCTGTTGGAGATCGAGGACTGACCTTCCTCGGAGGAAGTAGAGCAGCATGTAGCCCATGGATTCTAGGTCATCCCTCCGGCTTTGCTCTGCGGGGAATTGTAAGTTGGGTGTCAGATTTTTGCAATGTCGAATTTAACCCAAAGGCAGATCGAAGCTCCAAGGGAAAACAACCGCGCCGAATAATAATATATATCATGTGCATGTAGATCGAATGAGATAAACCCTTACCGATTCCGAGATGGTTGTTTATGCTGGCGTATCTCGGTGTTCCTTGCAGGCCCATCATGTCATCCCTGCATTTGGTTAAATCGACCAAAAAAAATGTATACACATGTTTTGTTCCAAACTGTTGCCTTATGGGTAATAATTAAGAAGGCATTACTATCAAAATGGTATGTGCACCTGTATGGGATGTGCTGCTTGCCGTGCTTGGACATCTCCATGTACTTCCTCGCGATTCCGAAATCTATAAGATGAACCTAAGAGGTGTCGAAAATACTTAGTACAAAACAAGTAAACATATACGTATACCTGCTTGCAATGATCCATGCAATGAATAATATGCAACGATCTATGAACTACAACTCTACAAAGTAGGTAGGTAGGTACCAGATTGGCGCTCTTGCCGCGGCCCATGAGGAAGTTTTGCGGCTTGATGTCCTTGTGTAGGAAAGAGTTGACATGGAGGCACTCGACCCGATCAATCTACCCAAACAAAAACACAAGACGCGCGTTAACTAATAACTAGTAAAACAAAAACATGGTGCATATATACAGTACATGTTAATTGCATTGCATTGCAGAGGTGTACCATTTGGTCGGCGAGCATGAGGACGGTCTTGAGGGAGAAGTTGGCGTCGCACGACTCAAAGAGCTCCTGGAGGTTGGCACCCAACAGGTCCATGACCAGGGCGCTGTAGTCGCCCTCGACGCCGAACCACCTCACATTTGGAATCCCGGCTGCCAAGCACGTACACAATTATTGCaaggattatatatatatatatatatatatatatatatatatatatatatatatatatatatatacacacacacacacacacacacacacacacacacacacacacacacgtatgtgtgtgtgtgcaattgcaaacaaaacaaaacaattaATACAGTATTAAGCAGGGGGTGAATCAGTATTATATACTTTGTCCTTGGAGTTGCCTGTAGACCTTGGCCTCGTAGATGAGCTGGGGGAACCTCGCCCTCAGAGATTCCTGGCATTAAGCAGCACTTGTGATATATAGTTAATCAAGAAAATTGAAAAtaagaggaggaaggaaggggctCACGTACGAGCTTGATGGCGACCTCCTCCTTGGTCTCGGCGTCCGTGCCATGGTAGATCTCCCCGAAGGAGCCGGTGCCGATGATGGGGCCGACGCGGAAGACGGGGCCGCCgtcaccgtcgccgtcgccggtGGAGATGGCCTCCGGGACAGACTTGAACTTGCGGGGCGGCGGCCTGCTGCGGCCGTGGCGCGCGCTCCCGCGTCCTATCATGGCGGCGGCGGAGCGATCCGAACGTGCGCCGTTTGGGGTCTCCCGATTTGATGGACGGGCCGACGTACTTACTAGGAGTACTTGCTTATAAATTACCGACGTACTACGTAGAGAAGGCCGGCTCCGACTTGGACCCCGATAAACATCACGCTTTTTATTCTTCCATTTTATTATAAAATCAGGGGTTTTGTGCAAATATGTATGAGTTTGTTTTTATCTTGTTAACATGCACACGCACATATACATACACTCACCTAAAAGAGGTGATAACACTAGTAGAGTCTCAATTTATCATCGATGATCACTTTGGTGTCTGAACTTGAAAAATACATTAAActgattttataacttggctgtgTGGTTTAAATACGGTTTAAATCACGTCCATATACATGACTAGGCATGTCAGCATGACGCGGGATCCATTTATAGTGACGATCAAACTAACATAGAAATTGTACGACTCAATGACCATCAGATCCCACCTGTCAGTGAACAActgaaattaataaaaaataaagatatcTTGGTACTCGAACAGGTGTATGCTATCAATGATCCGTCCTAACCACATAACCAAGATAATTTTGTtgtatactactccctctgttcctaaatacttgttgttcGGGAGAATTGGATTAGTTCTCtccaacaacaaatattatggcacggagggagtataaaccaCTCCTGTTTATTTAACTAACTCCACCGCAGAGTAAAATGGGTTGCAATGAGTGTCACCCATTTTTCACATGTTAGTTATTTTTCTTCCTTAGAAATTACAAAAGTACTCAAACTATAATTACAATATTAAGAACACATTAAATTTAATTATAAAAATTCATGAATTTaaataataataaacaattaATAAAACGGTGTTGGATTTTTTAAAAgaattttcatatataataaaataattttacaaTTTCCAAAATTTTATACATTTTGAAATGTTCAtctaattttcaaaatcttcatctttaAAAGATATATCCACGTGCTCCCTTTTTAGAACTTTAGCTTTTCCCTTTTTATGTGACCCTTCCACATGTGCTCTTTTTTCGTTTTTATAAATTTTAGAACatatgtaatatattgtaatagtaATCAAGATAAATCTAGAATCTTATTGCCTTAAAATATTTTTAACTATAAAAATGTATGCATGGTTTAAAATGTGTTAATTTAAATATAAGAATGTATAAAATCCTTGGGGCACACTAGGTTGTTATATATTGTTTTAcacatattttaaaatttattttcattcaaaatatatatatattgacaaACACATTTACTTTATTAAAATACATGGACACTTTTTACAACTAGAAATACATTTCCTAAAAGCATGAACACTTTATATACTATCTGAATATCTTGTAATTTCCAAAATAAGAAAGCAACTAACAGATGGAAAATGGGCTGCTCTAACTTTACCCCCATTTAACTCCACGGTCTTGTGAGGTAGATAAATTGTGCTAGTGATGATGAATAGACAATAATTTTACCTCTTGGAAATGGTTACGCAGGTCGTTCGTGGAGCACAGTCCTCTGGTTTGAATCCCAACCTAACCATTTATTGTTTATTATAGTTGTGTACTAACAGGTGGGACCCGATGGTCAATGAGACATACTCTTTGTGTCAGTCTATCTGGCAGTACAAGTGGGCCCTGCGCCAAGCTGGCATGTCTAGTCAGTAATACATACGTATCTAGACATGATTTGAACTGTATTTGAACCATATTGCCAAGTTTTAAAATCAATTCGATGTATTTTTTAAGTTCAGGCATCAAAATGAACATCCATAACAAGTTTGGGCATCATTGGTGTTATTACCTCCACCTAAAAACGCTTGCACACACCCTACCCTAGAACTCTGATATAACATCATGGTTTTTGTTCTTTGATTCGGTTAGAAAAATCAGGGTATTTGTGCAAAATATGTGTTTTTCATTTTTAGCACGCAGACGCTCATACATGTGCACCTACACTCACTCCTGAGAATATGCGCACGCACACCCTACTCCTATGAGCATGTCTGAAAAACTAAGCCGACACATCATCTCGAGAGATTAGCGAAGTCACCACATACGCTTCTGTAGGCGATGAGAACGTGTTTTCCACTGAATGTATATCGTCGAAAGACCTGTAATAAAATCAGAAAAATAcaggaagtgagcctagctcacttggctagtggagtggatgtacaactcAGCCACACAAGTTCAAATTCTcacgggcgcgaatttgggttcttattattaaAAAAAAAAACTCGATGTGGAgggtttcccttacagttttccttcgaaaaaatcagaaaaatacgaGCATCGGATATCATTATCCTTCTAACCATCCAACTATATATTGCTTTGCGTAAATCTGAGCTTTGGGGCAGTTAGTCTGCTATGTTTTTGTTAGGTCTTATACAATGCAAGATGCTTAACTGCTTAGAATTTTGCTAAGCAAGTGAGGTATTTACATAAAtaaatttgttttcttttaagcACTAACATGTCAGAAAAACTTGATTTATTTTAACCAGTACCTTAGAGAGTCTTCCCACTCAAGGTATGCACTTTTAGCATTTCAATACATGGTAGTTTTTCTGCTATAATGCTAAATTTAGAGTCATTTAGCATCGCTATAGCTAGAGGCGGGACAGGGAGTTCTATAAATTCATCAATCTTCCTGTCCTTCCTTCATGTTTTTTATATGTATAATATGCATTGATGCTAAtttaattaggatgcatgatcAATGCATTGTTTTTTATGTCTCGACATGTATACGTGATATACTCccgccgttcctaaatataagaccttttagatattacactataaattacatacggatgtacatagacatattttaaagtacaaattcattcattttgctttgtatgtagtccatactgaaatttctaaaaggtcttatatttaggaacggagggagtaactagcaaaagggcccgtgcattGTAACGAAAAAAAAAATACCGCACGTTCTTAATTTACAATAAGATGGTCTACAATCTAAGTAAAATAACATTAcattcagattctacatattttttaattaaatttcatatataaaatcttaaatttggagttacggtttagaagatatggGTATTAAAAAAATTAGATATGTACTACGGGTTTAATGTCAGAAACGTCAaggtttttttataaaataatatgacggactaagaatacttattttctttattagtaggtatagatattGTATGTGATACCTTATCGTATGCTTATTTTTTACTCCATCTGTAAACCAATAATATTAGATGTTTAAGATCACTATTTtagtacagagggagtattactTTTCATGATTTAAGAAAAAAAAAGATCAATGAAGCTTAGCATCCCTATACTCCCTCTCACCCAAAGCAGCTCTACACCTTCCTCTTTCTTTCTTTCACGCTCGACCTAGGCCCCCCCCACCCGCCtccacctcgccgtcgccggccGCCCTCGCCCAGAGAtctgccccctccccctcccctccccagaTCCCTCCCTACCGTCGCCTCCTCGGGAGGCGGCCGGGTCGGCCCGAGCTCCTTCCTTTGCcagcccctcctccctcctccccaacCCTCCGCCGTCGGCGGGCGCCCCCGGCCCTGGCCCAGGTGGTGTCGGTGGCGATGGGATCTCCTTTCCCCGCGTCCGTGTTTCCCCTTTCCGGGGCAGCTCGGCTTGGTAGCGGTCCGGTGACCCAGTGGTGGTGACCGGCGGCGGGTGAGGTGGCGGCACTGCTCCTTGGCAGCAGGGCCACATGGTGGCGTGGGGTGGCCGACAGCACGCT encodes:
- the LOC123403139 gene encoding casein kinase I-like — translated: MAGAYQARGPTCSAGTSVRKSPAIALQQACHRRRPPSSCSSSPPRRRHSNRAECRPARTRMGLAGPRSGPVACCRPPHATMWPCCQGAVPPPHPPPVTTTGSPDRYQAELPRKGETRTRGKEIPSPPTPPGPGPGAPADGGGLGRREEGLAKEGARADPAASRGGDASTPSKYVGPSIKSGDPKRRTFGSLRRRHDRTRERAPRPQQAAAPQVQVVFRVGPIIGTGSFGEIYHGTDAETKEEVAIKLESLRARFPQLIYEAKVYRQLQGQTGIPNVRWFGVEGDYSALVMDLLGANLQELFESCDANFSLKTVLMLADQMIDRVECLHVNSFLHKDIKPQNFLMGRGKSANLVHLIDFGIARKYMEMSKHGKQHIPYRDDMMGLQGTPRYASINNHLGIEQSRRDDLESMGYMLLYFLRGSLPWQDADAGNHRETHDMIKDMKVATSPQELCRGHPTEFASFLVYCRSLGFEDEPDYGYLRKLFKDLFVRQGLEYDYVYDWMVPRHYYKDDDYRY